Proteins encoded by one window of Deltaproteobacteria bacterium:
- the pilM gene encoding type IV pilus assembly protein PilM: MFSFGKKTVIGLDIGSSQVKAVELEPHGSNFRLRGYGFALLPPEAIVQGSFMNAPAISAAVSEACAMGGFKSKDVVTSVSGHSVIVKRITLPAQSKEELEESIRWEAEQYIPFDINEVNLDHQILRESGVDGQMDVLLVAAKKDLIDDYVSVISEAGLSLLVMDVDAFAVGNMYQHNYQPSDDTTVALLDLGASVINMNVMSGSVPVFTRDITSGGNQYTEEIQKTLGISFEEAERIKVGGRPGETSKDVVPQEVEESMREVSETMLAEIQRSLDFYRATATSSRLERLLLCGGAARVPGLERIFHDRLEIPVEIANPFQRVDIASSAGDEEMIRELGPSLCTAIGLGMRRGDDT, translated from the coding sequence ATGTTCTCCTTCGGGAAGAAAACGGTCATCGGGCTCGACATCGGCTCCAGCCAGGTCAAGGCGGTGGAGCTCGAGCCGCACGGCTCGAACTTCCGGCTGCGCGGCTACGGCTTCGCGCTGCTTCCGCCGGAGGCCATCGTGCAGGGCTCCTTCATGAACGCGCCGGCGATTTCCGCCGCGGTCTCCGAGGCCTGCGCGATGGGCGGCTTCAAGTCCAAGGACGTCGTCACGTCCGTGTCGGGCCACTCGGTGATCGTGAAGCGGATCACGCTTCCGGCGCAGAGCAAGGAGGAGCTCGAGGAGTCGATCCGCTGGGAGGCGGAGCAGTACATCCCGTTCGACATCAACGAGGTGAACCTCGATCACCAGATCCTGCGCGAATCCGGCGTCGACGGTCAGATGGACGTCCTGCTGGTCGCCGCGAAGAAGGACCTGATCGACGACTACGTGAGCGTGATCAGCGAAGCCGGGCTCTCGCTCCTGGTGATGGACGTCGACGCCTTCGCGGTCGGCAACATGTACCAGCACAACTACCAGCCCTCCGACGACACCACCGTCGCGCTGCTCGATCTGGGAGCGTCGGTGATCAACATGAACGTGATGAGCGGCTCGGTGCCGGTGTTCACGCGAGACATCACCTCGGGTGGCAATCAGTACACCGAGGAGATCCAGAAGACCCTCGGCATCAGCTTCGAGGAGGCCGAACGCATCAAGGTCGGCGGCCGGCCCGGCGAGACCAGCAAGGACGTCGTCCCGCAGGAGGTCGAGGAGTCGATGCGCGAGGTCTCCGAGACGATGCTCGCGGAGATCCAGCGCTCGCTCGACTTCTACCGGGCCACCGCCACGAGCTCGCGCCTGGAGCGTTTGCTGCTCTGCGGCGGCGCCGCGCGCGTGCCGGGGCTGGAGCGGATCTTCCACGACCGGCTCGAGATTCCGGTCGAGATCGCCAACCCGTTCCAGCGCGTGGACATCGCGTCGAGCGCCGGAGACGAGGAGATGATCCGCGAGCTCGGTCCGTCGCTGTGCACGGCGATCGGTCTGGGCATGCGGCGAGGAGACGACACGTGA
- a CDS encoding helix-turn-helix domain-containing protein: protein MSGNKVRRVREALMMSKAELARKAGLSTLTIDRVEAGKTCRLDTKRKILHALGLRVADKDSVFGDRSIEHLIATHISDAHTGGN from the coding sequence GTGTCTGGGAACAAAGTTCGGCGAGTTCGAGAGGCGCTCATGATGAGCAAGGCAGAGTTGGCCCGGAAAGCCGGGCTCTCGACTCTCACCATCGATCGCGTCGAGGCGGGCAAGACCTGCAGGCTCGACACCAAGCGGAAGATCCTCCACGCGCTCGGCTTGCGGGTGGCCGACAAGGACTCGGTCTTCGGTGACCGGTCGATCGAGCATTTGATCGCAACACACATCAGCGACGCCCACACGGGCGGAAACTGA
- a CDS encoding sigma-54-dependent Fis family transcriptional regulator, protein MSKRRALIIDDESGIRASLGLILEDEGYEVRRAADGDEGLSTARVERFDLVLCDVRMPRRSGLEILPELIRAQPDATVLMMSAYGQVEQALEAVRKGAYDYLAKPFQAEELLLAIGKAEERERLRRENRQLRRELGHGSVDGALVAASPAMREIYELVERAAEFKTTVLVTGESGVGKEVVARAVHGRSDRADQPFVALNCGAIAESLIESELFGHVRGAFTGADSEARGMFREADGGTLFLDEIGELPLSTQVKLLRVLQEEEVRPVGASKSHPVDVRIVAATARDLEAMVEAGTFRAFLFYRLNVFRLHVPPLRERPEDVPALADQLLAALSRRMGKQIEPLDRAAVAALVAYAWPGNVRELENTLERALILASQSRITSELFPFVARPEPSSAPTAPAAGADADPAEDLSIKRRGRALEERLIRLALARTAGNRTRAALLLEISARALQYKLKEYGIEPLNPLPPGSDS, encoded by the coding sequence ATGTCCAAGCGCCGCGCACTGATCATCGATGACGAGAGCGGGATCCGCGCGAGCCTCGGGCTGATCCTCGAAGACGAGGGCTACGAGGTGCGCAGGGCCGCAGACGGCGACGAGGGGCTGTCCACGGCGCGCGTCGAGCGCTTCGACCTGGTGCTCTGCGACGTTCGGATGCCGCGGCGAAGCGGGCTCGAGATCCTGCCCGAGCTGATCCGCGCGCAGCCCGATGCGACCGTTCTGATGATGTCCGCGTATGGCCAGGTGGAGCAGGCGCTCGAAGCGGTGCGCAAGGGCGCCTACGACTACCTCGCCAAGCCGTTCCAAGCCGAGGAGCTGCTGCTCGCGATCGGAAAGGCGGAGGAGCGCGAGCGGCTCCGGCGCGAGAACCGTCAGCTGCGCCGCGAGCTCGGCCACGGCAGCGTGGACGGCGCGCTCGTCGCTGCGTCGCCCGCGATGCGCGAGATCTACGAGCTGGTCGAGCGCGCCGCCGAGTTCAAGACGACGGTGCTCGTGACGGGCGAGAGCGGAGTCGGCAAGGAGGTCGTCGCGCGCGCGGTGCACGGCCGTTCGGATCGGGCCGACCAGCCGTTCGTGGCGCTGAACTGCGGGGCGATCGCGGAGTCGTTGATCGAGAGCGAGCTCTTCGGGCACGTTCGCGGCGCGTTCACCGGGGCGGACAGCGAGGCGCGAGGCATGTTCCGGGAAGCGGATGGCGGGACGCTCTTCCTGGACGAGATCGGCGAGCTTCCGCTCTCGACGCAGGTGAAGCTGCTCCGCGTGCTCCAGGAGGAGGAGGTGCGGCCGGTCGGCGCCTCGAAGTCGCATCCGGTCGACGTGCGGATCGTCGCAGCGACCGCGCGCGATCTCGAGGCGATGGTCGAAGCGGGCACGTTCCGCGCTTTTCTCTTCTATCGCCTGAACGTGTTCCGGCTGCACGTCCCGCCGCTCCGCGAGCGGCCCGAGGACGTTCCGGCGCTCGCGGACCAGCTGCTCGCGGCGCTCTCGCGGCGGATGGGAAAGCAGATCGAGCCGCTCGATCGGGCGGCCGTCGCGGCGCTCGTCGCCTACGCCTGGCCGGGAAACGTGCGCGAGCTCGAGAACACGCTCGAGCGCGCGCTGATTCTCGCCAGCCAGTCACGGATCACGTCCGAGCTGTTTCCCTTCGTCGCACGGCCCGAGCCGAGCTCCGCGCCGACTGCCCCCGCGGCCGGCGCCGATGCCGACCCCGCGGAAGACCTGTCCATCAAACGGCGCGGGAGGGCACTCGAGGAGCGACTGATCCGCCTCGCACTCGCCCGCACCGCTGGAAATCGAACCCGAGCCGCTTTGCTGCTCGAGATCTCCGCACGCGCACTGCAGTACAAGCTCAAAGAGTACGGGATCGAGCCGCTCAATCCGCTTCCTCCCGGCTCCGATAGCTGA
- a CDS encoding HAMP domain-containing histidine kinase has translation MGAAGRRRLTLRGGVQLEIVANLFVMMFAGLAIVAVVMTGLSLRALRDDALERLRMGARHLERSLDGGARRLGDLAATVRASGPRLSGGEFRVLDERGREPGFAVPGARADERLELLLELAREDGEAVELGSLVGGDLTLVRRLRSPAGETGFLVGRASGDEIWRRLAPVIGSAAWLLFIATIGFVGFGAWLLRRRVVSPLALLAAGTRRIAEGDLRARIAEHGPAELEELARGFNQMAESLELEREALLRAQESLSRSRRLASLGQLAAGVAHEVGNPVAAILGYAEVCRREKTASPRTRELAELIADEALRVRALVREMLDLSRPEALLLERVEPGALVERVASRMRPQPLLAGLELDVQVEPGLPEVEVDWRRIEQVFVNLIENAAHALRAGGGRRIELAARSGHAPSRPSRRSGDAELASYLELRAPDGVAFEVVDDGPGIDPEDLPRIFDPFFTTKGPDEGTGLGLWNAHRIAELLGGRLEVTSQSGRTCFRLVLPAADTPAGDVQAPRTDHR, from the coding sequence ATGGGCGCGGCTGGTCGACGTCGGCTGACCCTGCGGGGCGGCGTTCAGCTCGAGATCGTCGCGAACTTGTTCGTGATGATGTTCGCGGGGCTCGCGATCGTCGCGGTCGTGATGACGGGACTCTCGCTCCGCGCGCTTCGCGACGACGCGCTGGAGCGGCTGCGAATGGGCGCGCGCCATCTGGAGCGATCGCTCGACGGCGGCGCGCGGCGCCTGGGCGACCTGGCGGCGACCGTGCGTGCGAGCGGGCCGCGACTCTCGGGCGGGGAGTTCCGCGTGCTCGACGAGCGGGGCCGTGAACCCGGATTCGCCGTGCCGGGCGCGCGCGCGGACGAGCGCCTCGAGCTCTTGCTCGAGCTCGCGCGCGAAGACGGAGAAGCCGTCGAGCTCGGCAGCCTGGTCGGCGGGGACCTGACGCTCGTGCGCCGCCTGCGCTCGCCGGCGGGCGAGACGGGTTTCCTGGTCGGACGCGCGAGCGGAGACGAGATCTGGCGAAGGCTCGCGCCGGTGATCGGGTCGGCGGCCTGGCTGCTGTTCATCGCGACGATCGGATTCGTCGGCTTCGGCGCCTGGCTGCTCCGCCGCCGCGTGGTGTCGCCGCTCGCCTTGCTCGCCGCGGGAACGCGGCGGATCGCCGAGGGCGACCTGCGCGCGCGAATCGCCGAGCACGGGCCCGCGGAGCTCGAGGAGCTGGCGCGCGGCTTCAACCAGATGGCGGAGTCGCTGGAGCTCGAACGCGAGGCGCTGCTTCGGGCGCAGGAGTCGCTCTCGCGGAGCCGGCGCCTGGCGAGCCTGGGCCAGCTCGCGGCGGGTGTGGCGCACGAGGTGGGCAACCCGGTCGCGGCGATCCTCGGCTACGCCGAGGTGTGTCGGCGCGAGAAGACCGCGTCGCCGCGCACTCGGGAGCTGGCGGAGCTGATCGCCGACGAGGCGCTGCGCGTTCGCGCGCTCGTGCGCGAGATGCTGGATCTGTCGCGTCCGGAAGCGCTGCTGCTGGAGCGGGTCGAGCCGGGCGCACTCGTCGAGCGGGTCGCCAGCAGGATGCGACCCCAGCCGCTGCTCGCGGGCCTCGAGCTCGATGTGCAGGTGGAGCCGGGCCTGCCCGAGGTCGAGGTCGACTGGCGCCGCATCGAGCAGGTGTTCGTGAATCTGATCGAGAACGCGGCCCACGCGCTGCGCGCCGGCGGCGGGCGCCGGATCGAGCTCGCGGCTCGTTCCGGCCACGCACCGTCGCGACCGTCCCGGCGAAGCGGCGACGCGGAGCTCGCCAGCTATCTCGAGCTTCGCGCTCCCGATGGCGTCGCCTTCGAGGTGGTCGACGACGGGCCCGGAATCGATCCCGAGGACCTGCCGCGGATCTTCGATCCGTTCTTCACCACCAAGGGGCCCGACGAGGGGACCGGACTGGGGCTCTGGAACGCGCACCGGATCGCGGAGCTGCTCGGGGGAAGGCTCGAAGTCACGAGTCAGTCGGGGCGGACTTGCTTCAGACTGGTGCTGCCCGCGGCCGATACGCCAGCCGGAGATGTCCAAGCGCCGCGCACTGATCATCGATGA
- a CDS encoding prepilin peptidase, whose amino-acid sequence MDELDAPFPLLVAVAFALGACIGSFLNVVIWRLPRGESLLWPGSRCPGCRTAIPAFANVPILSYLFLRGRCRACGVAISIRYPLVEALTGALFAALLAAHGPSGRLLIEWAIASALIAVIFIDIDHYIIPNWITLPGLAAGLLISIAAPSLGVGFKDATLGVLIAGGAFWLIAEVYPRLRGKQGLGFGDVKLVAMLASLLGTSAAIGIIFLGSVIGLAYGIPKLLIEKKGMDTRIPFGPGLAIAGLVFLFEPRLWARLVDVG is encoded by the coding sequence ATGGACGAGCTCGACGCTCCGTTCCCGCTGCTCGTGGCCGTCGCGTTCGCACTCGGCGCCTGCATCGGAAGCTTCCTGAACGTCGTGATCTGGCGGCTGCCGCGCGGCGAATCGCTGCTCTGGCCCGGCTCGCGCTGTCCGGGCTGTCGCACGGCGATCCCCGCGTTCGCCAACGTGCCGATCCTCTCGTACCTGTTCCTGCGCGGGCGCTGCCGCGCCTGCGGGGTCGCGATCTCGATCCGCTATCCGCTCGTCGAGGCGCTGACCGGCGCGCTCTTCGCCGCGCTGCTCGCCGCGCACGGGCCGTCGGGAAGGCTGTTGATCGAGTGGGCGATCGCGTCGGCGCTGATCGCGGTGATCTTCATCGACATCGATCACTACATCATCCCGAACTGGATCACGCTTCCCGGGCTCGCGGCGGGACTTCTGATCTCGATCGCGGCGCCCTCGCTCGGCGTCGGCTTCAAGGACGCGACGCTCGGGGTTCTGATCGCGGGCGGCGCGTTCTGGCTGATCGCCGAGGTCTACCCGCGCCTGCGGGGAAAGCAGGGGCTGGGCTTCGGCGACGTGAAGCTCGTCGCGATGCTCGCGAGTCTGCTGGGGACGTCTGCGGCGATCGGGATCATCTTCTTGGGGTCGGTGATCGGGCTTGCGTACGGGATTCCGAAGCTGTTGATCGAGAAGAAGGGGATGGATACGCGGATTCCCTTCGGGCCGGGGCTGGCGATCGCGGGGTTGGTGTTCTTGTTCGAGCCGAGGCTATGGGCGCGGCTGGTCGACGTCGGCTGA
- a CDS encoding ABC transporter permease encodes MSSLWRIWVLASNTYREAVRDKLLYNLLLFAGLMIASSILLAQIQIGKDDRIYRDVGLSSIAFFGVLIAIFVGINLVHKELSTKTVYTMLAKPVRRWEFLLGKYAGLLTLLAVEVGIMSACFLCVLVWTGAIFEMGLVWSIVLIYCELALVTAIAMFFSSFTTPYLSGMFTIAVWIIGHLLADLRAFGSKSDLPGLKELLEALYWTLPNLDRLDIKADASAGRPIELARVAGAALYAWLYSFVLMSGAVLLFQRRDFR; translated from the coding sequence ATGAGCTCGCTCTGGCGGATCTGGGTGCTGGCGTCGAACACCTACCGCGAGGCGGTGCGCGACAAGCTGCTCTACAACCTGCTGCTCTTCGCAGGCTTGATGATCGCGAGCTCCATCCTGCTCGCGCAGATCCAGATCGGAAAGGACGACCGGATCTACCGCGACGTCGGGCTCTCCTCGATCGCGTTCTTCGGCGTGCTGATCGCGATCTTCGTCGGCATCAACCTGGTACACAAGGAGCTCTCGACGAAGACCGTCTACACCATGCTCGCCAAGCCCGTGCGCCGCTGGGAGTTCCTGCTCGGCAAGTACGCAGGGCTCCTCACCCTGCTCGCGGTCGAGGTCGGGATCATGAGCGCGTGCTTTCTGTGCGTGCTGGTCTGGACCGGCGCGATCTTCGAGATGGGCCTGGTCTGGAGCATCGTGCTGATCTACTGCGAGCTGGCGCTGGTGACCGCGATCGCGATGTTCTTCTCGAGCTTCACCACGCCGTACCTATCGGGCATGTTCACGATCGCAGTCTGGATCATCGGGCACCTGCTCGCGGATCTGCGTGCCTTCGGCTCGAAGTCCGATCTGCCGGGCCTGAAGGAGCTGCTCGAGGCGCTCTACTGGACGCTGCCGAACCTGGACCGCCTGGACATCAAGGCGGACGCGAGCGCGGGGCGCCCGATCGAGCTCGCGCGCGTGGCGGGTGCGGCGCTCTACGCCTGGCTCTACTCGTTCGTGCTCATGTCGGGCGCGGTGCTGCTGTTCCAGCGGCGCGACTTCCGTTAG
- a CDS encoding ABC transporter ATP-binding protein — protein sequence MIRTSALRKVYRTGFWMRAVEAVRGIDLEVKAGEIFGFIGPNGSGKTTTIKILTGLMLPSAGHAWLHGLPVSDPMSRARLGFLPEGTFFHDYLTGREFLDFHGALLGIPKATRRERIPKLLARVGLAGAEDRQIRRYSKGMRQRAGLAQTLINDPDLVILDEPMSGLDPIGRKDVRDLILSLRDEGKTVFFSSHILEDAEVICDQVAIILNGRIVTQGYLDQLLGQEMVGAELVVEAIGEELHAELESCAQRAVVQGGRFLFEFGDESAAEKALDRVRACGGRVRSLVPKRRSLEDLLMEGLRQEASR from the coding sequence GTGATCCGAACCAGCGCACTGCGGAAGGTCTACCGCACCGGCTTCTGGATGCGCGCGGTCGAGGCCGTGCGCGGCATCGACCTCGAGGTGAAGGCGGGAGAGATCTTCGGCTTCATCGGGCCCAACGGCTCGGGAAAGACCACCACGATCAAGATCCTGACCGGGCTCATGCTGCCGAGCGCCGGACATGCGTGGCTGCACGGTCTGCCGGTGTCGGACCCGATGAGCCGCGCGCGGCTGGGCTTCCTGCCCGAGGGCACGTTCTTCCACGACTACCTGACCGGCCGCGAGTTCCTCGACTTCCACGGAGCGCTGCTCGGAATCCCGAAGGCGACGCGGCGCGAGCGGATTCCGAAGCTGCTCGCGCGCGTCGGCCTCGCCGGCGCGGAAGACCGCCAGATCCGCCGCTACTCGAAGGGAATGCGGCAGCGCGCGGGGCTCGCGCAGACGCTGATCAACGACCCCGATCTGGTGATCCTGGACGAGCCGATGTCGGGCCTCGATCCGATCGGCCGCAAGGACGTGCGCGACCTGATCCTGTCGCTTCGCGACGAGGGCAAGACCGTCTTCTTCTCGTCGCACATCCTCGAGGACGCCGAGGTGATCTGCGATCAGGTCGCGATCATCCTGAACGGCCGGATCGTGACCCAGGGCTACCTCGACCAGCTGCTCGGCCAGGAGATGGTCGGAGCCGAGCTCGTGGTCGAGGCGATCGGCGAGGAGCTGCACGCGGAGCTCGAAAGCTGTGCGCAGCGCGCGGTCGTGCAGGGAGGCCGCTTCCTGTTCGAGTTCGGCGACGAGTCCGCGGCGGAGAAGGCTCTCGACCGTGTGCGCGCCTGCGGCGGCCGCGTGCGCAGCCTGGTGCCCAAGCGGCGCAGCCTGGAGGATCTGCTGATGGAAGGCCTGCGCCAGGAGGCGTCGCGATGA
- a CDS encoding prepilin-type N-terminal cleavage/methylation domain-containing protein, translated as MKKREGFTLIELMIVVAIIGILAAIAIPNFIKFQLRAKAGESKVNLAGIRTAEESYFADAGSYLDFPETPAAMGGQLKVPFNAAGCPAPLSAFTAGDPGFCWIGWEPEGDVYYTYQLETQIASAVVASPASSNQFVVGAVADIDGDTNLNSWGLNQPDITGLAPAPGSFTTAACGTLGPVAVDATGAVVSVLAQVAPCEEIDMGRNTF; from the coding sequence ATGAAGAAGCGTGAGGGTTTCACGCTGATCGAGCTGATGATCGTCGTGGCGATCATCGGCATCCTGGCCGCGATCGCGATCCCGAACTTCATCAAGTTCCAGCTTCGCGCGAAGGCCGGCGAGAGCAAGGTGAACCTGGCGGGCATCCGCACGGCCGAGGAGTCGTACTTCGCCGATGCCGGCAGCTACCTGGACTTCCCGGAGACCCCGGCGGCCATGGGTGGCCAGCTGAAGGTCCCGTTCAACGCGGCCGGCTGCCCCGCGCCGCTGTCGGCGTTCACGGCGGGCGACCCGGGCTTCTGCTGGATCGGCTGGGAGCCCGAGGGTGACGTGTACTACACGTACCAGCTCGAGACCCAGATCGCCTCGGCGGTGGTGGCCTCGCCGGCTTCGTCGAACCAGTTCGTGGTCGGGGCGGTGGCCGACATCGACGGCGACACGAACCTGAACAGCTGGGGCCTGAACCAGCCCGACATCACCGGCCTCGCGCCGGCGCCGGGCAGCTTCACGACGGCCGCTTGCGGCACCCTGGGCCCGGTGGCGGTCGACGCGACCGGTGCGGTGGTCTCGGTGCTGGCGCAGGTCGCGCCTTGCGAAGAGATCGACATGGGCCGCAACACGTTCTAA
- a CDS encoding sigma-54-dependent Fis family transcriptional regulator gives MARILVVDDETSMQEFLGILLQRDGHETTTCGSADQALVALESDDWDLVISDVRMPGMSGLELLDRVRELSPETTVILITAHGTTESAVEAMKHGAYDYLTKPCSVDEIRLVVDKALEKRELAHENQRLRLQLRDQSAIPTIVGKTARMQEIFGLVRQIAPTRANILITGESGTGKELIARAIHNLSERRDAAFVAVNCGAIPENLLESELFGHVKGSFTGASANKPGLFEVANGGTIFLDEIGDMDLSLQVKVLRAIQQRAFQRVGGTSEVHVDVRIVCSTNRRLEQEVREGRFREDLFYRLNVIEISLPPLRERIEDLPQLIHHFMEKFSAELGKDVRELEPEVLPALEAYAFPGNVRELENIVERAVTLARTSRITLECLPESVRRPVAAQGPDKRIPEAGVSLDALLAAYETSLIQEALQRCGGVKKRAASLLGVTFRSLRYRLEKLQMEDPEPQ, from the coding sequence GTGGCGCGGATCCTGGTAGTGGACGACGAGACGAGCATGCAGGAGTTCCTGGGGATCCTGCTGCAGCGCGACGGTCACGAGACGACCACGTGCGGATCGGCGGACCAGGCGCTGGTCGCGCTGGAAAGCGACGACTGGGATCTCGTGATCAGCGACGTCCGCATGCCCGGCATGTCGGGCCTCGAGCTTCTCGACCGGGTGCGCGAGCTCTCCCCCGAGACGACCGTCATCCTGATCACCGCGCACGGCACCACCGAGTCCGCGGTCGAGGCGATGAAGCACGGGGCCTACGACTACCTGACCAAGCCTTGCTCGGTGGACGAGATCCGGCTGGTGGTCGACAAGGCGCTCGAGAAGCGCGAGCTCGCGCACGAGAACCAGCGCCTGCGGCTGCAGCTCCGCGATCAGAGCGCGATCCCGACGATCGTCGGAAAGACGGCGCGAATGCAGGAGATCTTCGGGCTGGTGCGCCAGATCGCGCCGACCCGCGCGAACATCCTGATCACCGGAGAGAGCGGCACCGGCAAGGAGCTGATCGCGCGCGCGATCCACAACCTGTCGGAGCGGCGCGACGCCGCCTTCGTCGCGGTGAACTGTGGCGCGATTCCCGAGAACCTGCTCGAGAGCGAGCTATTCGGCCACGTGAAGGGGTCGTTCACCGGCGCCTCCGCGAACAAGCCGGGGCTCTTCGAGGTCGCAAACGGCGGCACGATCTTCCTCGACGAGATCGGCGACATGGACCTCTCGCTCCAGGTGAAGGTGCTGCGCGCGATCCAGCAGCGCGCCTTCCAGCGAGTCGGCGGCACGAGCGAGGTGCACGTGGACGTGCGCATCGTCTGCTCGACGAATCGGCGCCTCGAGCAGGAGGTCCGCGAGGGGCGCTTTCGCGAGGATCTCTTCTACCGCCTGAACGTGATCGAGATCTCGCTGCCGCCGCTCCGCGAGCGCATCGAGGACCTGCCGCAGCTGATCCACCACTTCATGGAGAAGTTCTCAGCCGAGCTCGGCAAGGACGTACGCGAGCTCGAGCCGGAGGTCCTGCCCGCGCTCGAGGCCTACGCGTTTCCCGGAAACGTGCGCGAGCTCGAGAACATCGTCGAGCGCGCGGTGACTCTTGCGAGAACCTCGCGAATCACGCTCGAGTGTCTGCCCGAGAGCGTACGGCGCCCGGTCGCCGCGCAGGGGCCCGACAAGCGCATTCCGGAGGCGGGCGTCTCGCTCGACGCGTTGCTGGCCGCCTACGAGACCTCTCTGATCCAGGAGGCGCTGCAGCGCTGCGGCGGCGTGAAGAAGCGCGCGGCGTCGCTGCTCGGCGTCACCTTCCGCTCGCTGCGCTACCGGCTCGAGAAGCTCCAGATGGAAGATCCCGAGCCGCAGTGA